The window TGCCCCCATTCTCGCATACGATGGTGCCGCCTGTCGCGCCATCATCCGATGAATCCGCGATCCCGACGTCTACTGATTGTCTACATCCCTGCGCGATTCTACTCTTTTCCGCAGAGCAGCCCACCCAAGGACAGCAGCCCCAAATACCACCCATGACACGCCCGATACCCACACGCCTACGTCAAATGCCCTTGGCGCATACTCCAGCCGAATCGTATGACGTCCCGCGGCGAGCGGAATGGCGCGAAGCCCGTGGAAGGCCGGAAGGATCTCGTAACTCGACTGCGGACTGTCTCCGACTGATGCGGCGCGCCACCCAATGCTGTAGGCGTCGGTGTTGATGAGAATGGCGGGATTGCCGAGACTCGCCTCAATCGTTACAAAATCGGTCGAACTCTCAAGCACGTTCACCGTGTCCGCAGGAGCGGCAGGCGTCTTCGGCGCGGGCTGCGGATTGGGCTCGCTTTCGAGCAGCGCAGTCGTGCGCAGGTCAACTGCGGGGTCCACGATTGCGTCGAGAATCTGCTCTTTGGGCATCACGCGGTAGTCATGCACAAAATAGAATCGCGGAAACGGCTCTCCGATCTCGGTGATTTCAGGCATGTCCGACTTGCCGTCAATGTAATACCGGCAACGGAGCAGACTCAGAAGATGCCGATCCAGCATCGGAGAGACCTCTTCGGGGCGCATCTCAATCGGATATCCGGCAGCAGCAACAAGCTGTGCGTAGCGGTCGAGCATGATCGGATCGGAGCCCCACACATTGGCAATCCGGTTTCGCACTTGACGTTCAATCGTTAGCGCGGGACTATCGAGAACACGGTAGTCGCCGGGATGCTGTGCGATGAGATCGTTTACGGCGGGGTCATCAAACGCAGTCGCAGGCAAAAGGGATCGGTTGCCGTGCGCGTAGAGGCTCAGCTCCATCAATCCGACAATCAGTACCGCACGAATGGCCCAAGGACGCCGCGTACCGGACAGTATCAAACACACCGCCAGTACGAAGGTGATGAAAACCGGCCATACCAGCGTTGATAAGTCGACGCTCGAACCGCGCGCCAGCCAGTTGCCCGCCGCGATGAACAACGCCATGATCCCCAGCCCTGCCGCCGCGAATCGCTTGTTCGCACCGGGACATGTGAGAAGATGGTGAGCACCCATACCCGCCAGCAGCGCGCCGAACATCGTCGCGAAAAACAGGAATCGCGCGGGCGCGCGAAAGAAGGCGAAGCCCGGCACACCATGGTACGCAAGAGCAAAGAGGGGCGTTGAGCTTCCAAGCGCCAGCGTTGCTGTGAGCGCAATCATGGCGATGCACATCCAACGCAAGCGCCCCCTAAAACGGAGCGCGCCCACCAGCGCCAAGACCAGCGCGGTTACGCCCACGAAGCACGCCGATTCGTGATCGAAACTCCTCCCCAGCCAATGCGACCCCGGCTTGAATGCGCTGCCAAAGATATCGGGCGCGACAAGCCGCATCACGTTCTCGCGAGGTAGCGAAAACGACGACGCAAATGCGACATCCGCACCGCCGGCCCGAGTACATTCCCGGGAGATCGCGAGCCCGGGAGCGAGTTGTGCCGCGCTCAAGAGCACCGGCGCAATCGCCATTACTGCGAGCAGCCCAATTTTTCGGAACCGATGTGCCACAAAACACAATCGCAACGCACAATAAGCACCCAGGGTGAAAGCCGTGTAGTAGACGCATTGAGGATGACCGGCGAGAATCTGGAGTGTGACTGCGAGAATCCCGAGGAAGAGCCAGGGTATTTTGGATTTTGGAGCTTGGATTTTGGATTCAATGGTCGTGACAATTCCGCTGCATTGCGATCGCGGAGGTTGCGAATCGCCGATCAGTTTGTCGGCAGCAAGGAAGACCAGAGGAGCCCATGCCCAGGAGTCGATCATCGACAAGTGCCCAACGCGAAGGTGCGCCACAAATACGCCCGACGACATCACCACGACCGCGGAGAAGAACGATGCCAGCCGGCAAACGCCGCGGCCTCGCACCCATGCATACATGAAGACGCCCAGTAACCACGTGTGCAGCGCGATTTCCACGTTTAACGCGTTTGTTACGGGCAGCATGAGATAGATCGCGTTGAGCGGATACAGCAACGCCGACGTGAAGTTGGCAAGGTACGGGTACCCCGAGAACATGTAGGGGTTCCAGAGCGGCAGATTCCCTGCGCGCAGTTCCCCGAATCCAAACGCGCGCGTCGCGAAGAAGTACCGGATATCGTGATCCGCTAACACCACGTCTCGCGCGGAGAAGAGACCGTCGCCAAAGAGCATCAGGGTGTACGCCAACAACGCGGCAGGCGCGATAAATAGCGCCGACTTGGCGCTTGATTGCGAGCTTGCGGTTACTTCTTTCATGGTGTGCGCGAGAATAGCACGCGCTTTGCGGAAACGCGAAGCGGACTATGCCATCTTTCGCGCACGGATAAATAGCTGCGGTCCGCGCGGAATCAAATCGTGCACGAGATAGACATAATACGTCACCGCGAATAGGAGACGTTTCGGAAATGACAGTCGCCCCTGAATGACGTGCTTCTCCACCTGGCGGTACCATTTTGCGGTCAAGAACTTCTGCAACGTAAAGAACGGCCATCCCCAATTCGCCGCGTATTCGATGCGATAGCCCATAGACTCCATTTCCCGGCACAGGTCTGCAAGCACGAAGTGTTGCGTGTGTCCGTAGAGGGCATCGGGCGGATCGAGCGGAACACTCGGCGTTGTCAGAATAAGCATGCCGCCAGGTTTGAGGTGCGCGTGAATCCACTCCAGAATGCGCCGGTACTCGGGCGTGTGCTCAATGACTTCGGTACACACGGCTACGTCAATTTGCCGCGCCAACTCAGGGTACGACCCTTCTAAAAGATGCTGAGATTGAAACTGCCGCCGCACCATTTCGATGGCCTCGGGACTTAAGTCGCAGCCGCCAAGCTGGGAGTCCTCCAGATGAAGCAGTTGCTTCGCCGCACGCAGTACGGCTCCCGACCCGCAACCGTAATCGAAAAGAAGGAAGTCCTCCGCAGGCCTTACCATGGCGAGAGATCGTAGAACAAACCGCCTCCG is drawn from Candidatus Hydrogenedentota bacterium and contains these coding sequences:
- a CDS encoding class I SAM-dependent methyltransferase; protein product: MTASHEDKNLAFFKEFWGRGADVYENHPTSRHRRRFVLRSLAMVRPAEDFLLFDYGCGSGAVLRAAKQLLHLEDSQLGGCDLSPEAIEMVRRQFQSQHLLEGSYPELARQIDVAVCTEVIEHTPEYRRILEWIHAHLKPGGMLILTTPSVPLDPPDALYGHTQHFVLADLCREMESMGYRIEYAANWGWPFFTLQKFLTAKWYRQVEKHVIQGRLSFPKRLLFAVTYYVYLVHDLIPRGPQLFIRARKMA